A section of the Hyphomicrobiales bacterium genome encodes:
- the mobB gene encoding molybdopterin-guanine dinucleotide biosynthesis protein B — MVGWKNSGKTTLAIRLIASLTARGYRVSSVKHAHHNFRIDDGTQDSARHRAAGARQVAVVSNERWALIRELDGAPEPDFDRVIAMLEPADVIVVEGYKSHPVPKIEARRREGGKGTALAGRDPNVIAIAADHEVEESFGLPVLSLDAIEDIANLVVEKLGLVIGRR, encoded by the coding sequence GTGGTCGGATGGAAGAACTCCGGCAAGACGACACTCGCGATCCGCCTCATCGCCTCGCTCACGGCGCGTGGCTATCGCGTTTCGAGCGTCAAGCATGCGCACCACAATTTCCGCATCGACGATGGCACGCAGGACAGCGCCCGCCACCGGGCGGCCGGCGCGCGGCAGGTCGCCGTCGTCTCCAACGAGCGTTGGGCGCTCATCCGCGAACTCGACGGGGCACCGGAGCCGGACTTCGATCGGGTCATCGCAATGCTCGAGCCGGCCGATGTGATCGTGGTCGAGGGCTACAAGTCCCACCCCGTGCCCAAGATCGAGGCGCGGCGCCGTGAAGGCGGAAAGGGAACGGCGCTCGCCGGGCGCGACCCGAATGTGATCGCGATCGCCGCCGACCACGAGGTCGAGGAAAGCTTCGGGCTGCCAGTGCTTTCTCTCGATGCGATCGAGGACATCGCCAACCTCGTCGTGGAAAAACTCGGCCTGGTGATCGGACGCCGGTAG
- the rbfA gene encoding 30S ribosome-binding factor RbfA codes for MPRTAPRFWAIADPAFVGTWLPTAGASTSAARSNPPCSIAEHRVDPHFDDRTIAVPRNTSNKAPSQRQLRQGEELRHALAEILMRREIRDDDLRGVVITVSQVRISPDARAATAYVMPLGGQNQERVVAALNRNARYLRGEVGHAVRMKYTPTLVFRLDTSFDESDRIGAALRSPEVRRDVASEDAGNDGTGDAEDTGAPADGQQS; via the coding sequence ATGCCGCGCACCGCGCCGAGGTTCTGGGCTATTGCCGATCCCGCATTCGTCGGGACGTGGTTGCCGACGGCCGGCGCCTCGACGTCGGCGGCCCGATCGAATCCCCCGTGCTCGATCGCTGAGCACCGGGTCGACCCTCATTTCGACGACAGGACAATCGCCGTGCCGCGCAACACCTCCAACAAGGCTCCATCGCAGCGCCAGCTTCGCCAGGGCGAGGAATTGCGCCACGCCCTCGCCGAGATACTCATGCGCCGCGAGATCCGCGACGACGACCTGCGCGGTGTCGTGATCACGGTCTCGCAGGTTCGCATCAGCCCCGATGCGCGCGCCGCGACAGCCTACGTCATGCCGCTCGGCGGCCAGAACCAGGAGCGTGTCGTTGCCGCCCTCAACCGCAATGCGCGCTACCTGCGCGGCGAGGTTGGCCACGCTGTCCGGATGAAGTATACGCCGACCCTGGTCTTTCGCCTCGACACCTCCTTCGACGAATCCGATCGTATCGGCGCGGCCTTGCGTTCGCCCGAGGTGCGTCGCGATGTCGCGTCGGAGGATGCGGGCAACGATGGCACGGGCGACGCCGAAGATACCGGCGCCCCGGCCGATGGACAACAATCGTAG
- the rpsO gene encoding 30S ribosomal protein S15, which produces MSVTVERKAELIKEFAKGTGDTGSPEVQIAILSERISNLTEHFKSHVKDNHSRRGLLKMVSQRRSLLDYLRSKDEARYREIIQRLGIRR; this is translated from the coding sequence ATGTCGGTAACTGTCGAGCGCAAGGCGGAACTGATCAAGGAATTCGCCAAGGGCACTGGGGACACGGGCTCGCCCGAGGTCCAGATCGCCATCTTGAGCGAGCGCATCAGCAACCTGACCGAGCATTTCAAGAGTCACGTCAAGGACAACCACTCCCGCCGGGGCCTTCTGAAGATGGTCTCCCAGCGGCGCAGTCTCCTCGACTATCTTCGTTCCAAGGACGAGGCGCGCTATCGCGAGATCATCCAGCGGCTCGGCATCCGCCGTTAG
- a CDS encoding DUF971 domain-containing protein → MTADDIWPTELRLTSDKARLVVAFDNGESYELSAEYLRVMSPSAEVQGHGRDQRVTVPGKRGVRIAGLEPVGNYAVRINFDDRHSTGLYAWKYLRALGREHATRWAEYLAELEEKGLGRD, encoded by the coding sequence ATGACCGCCGACGACATCTGGCCGACAGAGCTTCGCCTCACCAGCGACAAGGCGCGCCTCGTCGTCGCCTTCGACAATGGCGAGAGCTACGAGCTTTCTGCGGAATACCTCCGCGTCATGAGCCCGAGCGCGGAAGTCCAGGGCCACGGCCGCGATCAGCGTGTCACCGTACCCGGCAAGCGCGGTGTCCGGATCGCCGGGCTCGAGCCGGTCGGCAACTACGCCGTGCGGATCAACTTCGACGATCGCCACTCGACCGGCCTCTATGCCTGGAAGTATCTGCGCGCGCTCGGTCGTGAGCATGCGACGCGCTGGGCCGAGTATCTGGCCGAGCTCGAGGAGAAGGGCCTCGGGCGGGACTGA
- a CDS encoding P-loop NTPase codes for MSAGLTKDAVIAALRRIKGPDLEGNLIDLGLVSEIVIANGKVYFAITVDPERAEELDALREAAEKVVAQIPGVETVNAVLTAERAQGAASPPPRRPASAPAAPAAPARGSAPASGGQQAARAGVPGVRHIIAVASGKGGVGKSTTSVNLALALKANGLSVGILDADIYGPSMPRLLGISGRPQAAGGNLLRPLEGYGVKVMSIGFLVDEATPVIWRGPMVMSALTQMLREVLWGELDVIVVDMPPGTGDAQLTMAQQVPLSGAVIVSTPQDLALIDARKGLAMFRQVDVPVLGIIENMSYFLCPSCGERAEIFGHGGARLEATKLGVPFLGEIPLHMEIRAKSDSGQPVAAVAPDSPHARIYREIAAKVWASLSGGEGAGGRKAAPRIVIE; via the coding sequence ATGAGCGCTGGTTTGACGAAGGATGCGGTGATCGCGGCGTTGCGGCGCATCAAGGGCCCCGACCTCGAGGGCAATCTCATCGATCTCGGCCTCGTGTCCGAGATCGTGATCGCCAACGGCAAGGTCTATTTCGCGATCACGGTGGACCCGGAGCGAGCCGAGGAGTTGGATGCTCTTCGTGAGGCGGCCGAAAAGGTCGTGGCACAGATTCCGGGCGTCGAGACCGTGAACGCGGTTTTGACCGCCGAGCGCGCGCAGGGTGCGGCGAGCCCGCCTCCACGCCGGCCGGCCTCTGCCCCGGCAGCGCCCGCTGCACCGGCGAGGGGCTCGGCGCCCGCTTCCGGTGGACAGCAGGCAGCGCGCGCTGGCGTTCCGGGCGTGCGCCACATCATCGCGGTCGCCTCCGGCAAGGGCGGTGTCGGCAAATCGACCACGTCGGTCAACCTCGCTCTGGCGCTCAAGGCGAACGGTCTTTCGGTCGGCATCCTCGATGCCGACATCTACGGTCCGTCCATGCCGCGCCTCCTCGGCATCAGCGGCCGGCCCCAGGCGGCAGGCGGCAATCTGCTGCGCCCGCTCGAGGGCTATGGCGTCAAGGTGATGTCGATCGGCTTCCTGGTGGACGAGGCAACGCCGGTGATCTGGCGCGGCCCCATGGTCATGTCGGCGCTGACGCAGATGCTGCGCGAGGTGCTGTGGGGTGAACTCGATGTCATCGTCGTCGACATGCCGCCCGGCACGGGCGATGCGCAATTGACCATGGCCCAGCAGGTGCCCTTGTCCGGCGCCGTGATCGTCTCGACGCCGCAGGATCTCGCCCTCATCGACGCCCGCAAGGGACTTGCCATGTTCCGGCAGGTCGACGTGCCGGTGCTCGGGATCATCGAGAACATGAGTTACTTCCTTTGCCCGAGCTGCGGCGAGCGCGCCGAGATCTTCGGGCACGGGGGCGCCCGCCTCGAGGCGACCAAGCTCGGCGTTCCGTTCCTCGGCGAGATCCCGCTGCACATGGAAATCCGCGCCAAGTCCGACAGCGGCCAGCCCGTCGCCGCCGTCGCTCCCGACAGCCCCCATGCTCGAATCTATCGCGAGATCGCGGCCAAGGTCTGGGCATCCCTTTCGGGGGGTGAGGGCGCCGGCGGCCGCAAGGCGGCTCCGCGCATCGTCATCGAGTGA
- a CDS encoding TAXI family TRAP transporter solute-binding subunit, translating to MAMLRRPSTFILAGLVAWLLAVLSLLPVLPPAAAADATPKYFSIGTAGSAGVYFVAGNAICRMVSVEAGEGRDDARGHGLRCSAPSTAGSIYNLEKLREGNLDFAIVQSDWQYHAANGTDLFEGRPIDGLRVVFSIHAEPFQILARGDAGISSWSDLAGRAVNIGNPESGQQATFQALLSTYGVGREYFGRVSELDSTKQAGALCRGEIDAFAFIVGVPNASVAEAADGCDAVFVPLADREVQIMVEENPFFDFLSIPAGSYATVGADVPTFGVTATLVTRVDVPDDVVYELVRAVFENFDDFRREHPAFRALTRKEMVTRGISARFHPGALRYYTENGFF from the coding sequence ATGGCCATGCTCCGTCGCCCCTCCACGTTCATCCTCGCCGGTCTTGTGGCATGGCTTCTCGCGGTCCTGTCGCTCCTGCCTGTCCTGCCGCCGGCCGCTGCCGCCGACGCGACCCCCAAGTATTTCTCCATCGGCACCGCCGGCTCGGCCGGGGTCTACTTCGTCGCTGGCAATGCGATCTGCCGCATGGTCTCCGTGGAGGCAGGAGAGGGTCGCGACGATGCGCGAGGCCATGGTCTGCGCTGTTCTGCCCCCTCGACCGCCGGCTCCATATACAACCTCGAGAAACTGCGTGAAGGCAACCTCGACTTCGCGATCGTGCAGTCCGACTGGCAGTATCATGCGGCCAACGGCACGGACCTCTTCGAAGGTCGCCCGATCGACGGTCTGAGGGTCGTATTTTCCATCCATGCCGAGCCGTTCCAGATACTGGCCCGAGGCGACGCCGGTATTTCGTCCTGGTCCGATCTCGCTGGCCGTGCCGTCAACATCGGCAACCCGGAAAGCGGCCAGCAGGCGACGTTCCAGGCCCTGCTGTCGACCTATGGCGTCGGCAGGGAGTATTTCGGGCGCGTCTCCGAACTCGATTCGACCAAGCAGGCTGGCGCGCTCTGCCGCGGCGAGATCGATGCCTTCGCCTTCATCGTCGGCGTTCCCAACGCCAGTGTCGCCGAGGCCGCCGACGGGTGCGATGCCGTTTTCGTCCCTCTCGCGGACCGCGAGGTCCAGATCATGGTCGAGGAGAATCCCTTTTTCGATTTTCTCTCTATTCCTGCCGGGTCCTATGCGACCGTCGGTGCGGATGTTCCGACTTTCGGCGTCACTGCGACGCTCGTCACCCGCGTCGACGTTCCGGACGACGTCGTTTATGAACTGGTCCGTGCCGTATTCGAGAACTTCGACGACTTTCGCCGCGAGCACCCGGCGTTCCGCGCGCTCACCCGCAAGGAGATGGTGACGCGCGGCATCTCGGCGCGTTTTCATCCAGGTGCCTTGCGCTATTACACCGAGAACGGGTTCTTTTGA
- the pnp gene encoding polyribonucleotide nucleotidyltransferase, with the protein MFDIVREEIEWGGRKLSFETGRIARQANGAVLVQYGETSVLATAVAARSAKPGQDFFPLTVNYQEKTFAAGKIPGGFFKREGRPSEKEILTSRLIDRPIRPLFAPGFKNETQVVVTVLSHDLENDPDIVAMVAASAALTISGIPFLGPIGGARVGLIDGAFVLNPMLGEIALSGLDLVVAGTADAVLMVESEAKELSEEDMLGAVMFGHREMQPVIDTIIRLAERAAKDPWPLSVSETDDLKSKVREIAEADLRDAFATAEKMVRQDKVSAAKKKVFEALLPAGASPDDTVRLSDVFKELESDIVRGDILRTKRRIDGRDLTTVRPIVSAVGILPRTHGSALFTRGETQALVVATLGTGEDEQFIDALEGTYKEAFLLHYNFPPYSVGEAGRMGSPGRREIGHGKLAWRAVRPLLPAKEEFPYTIRLVSEITESNGSSSMATVCGSSLALMDAGVPLKRPVAGIAMGLIKEAEGFAVLSDILGDEDHLGDMDFKVAGTADGVTSLQMDIKITGITEEIMKVALDQAKHGRLHILGEMAKALTENRGELGQYAPRIETITIPVDKIREVIGSGGSVIRALVEETGAKIDISDDGTVKIAAARQESIKAAVDRIKGITSEPEVGQIYKGKIVKVMDFGAFVNFFGPKDGLVHISQLVADRRPETTAEVVKEGQEVYVKLLGFDDRGKVRLSMKVVDQSTGLEIPRAEGEEGGDDEGGGGGGGERRDRRPRRPRRD; encoded by the coding sequence ATGTTTGATATCGTACGGGAAGAGATCGAGTGGGGCGGCCGCAAGCTGTCGTTCGAGACGGGCCGCATCGCCCGCCAGGCGAACGGAGCGGTGCTCGTCCAGTACGGCGAGACATCGGTACTCGCGACGGCGGTGGCCGCGCGCAGCGCCAAGCCGGGGCAGGATTTCTTCCCGCTGACCGTGAACTACCAGGAAAAGACTTTTGCCGCCGGCAAGATTCCGGGCGGCTTCTTCAAGCGCGAGGGGCGGCCGAGCGAAAAGGAGATCCTCACCTCGCGCCTGATCGACCGTCCGATCCGCCCGCTGTTCGCACCGGGCTTCAAAAACGAGACACAGGTCGTCGTAACGGTACTCTCGCATGACCTCGAGAACGATCCCGACATCGTCGCGATGGTCGCTGCTTCCGCAGCCCTCACCATCTCAGGCATTCCCTTCCTCGGCCCCATCGGCGGTGCCCGCGTCGGCCTGATCGATGGCGCCTTCGTGCTCAACCCGATGCTCGGCGAGATTGCCCTCTCGGGCCTCGACCTCGTCGTGGCCGGCACTGCCGACGCGGTGCTGATGGTCGAATCCGAGGCCAAGGAGCTGAGCGAGGAGGACATGCTCGGCGCCGTCATGTTCGGCCACCGCGAGATGCAGCCGGTGATCGATACGATCATCCGGCTAGCCGAGCGGGCGGCAAAGGATCCCTGGCCGCTTTCCGTGAGCGAGACGGACGACCTCAAGTCCAAGGTTCGTGAGATTGCCGAGGCCGACCTGCGCGACGCCTTCGCGACGGCCGAGAAGATGGTGCGTCAAGACAAGGTCTCGGCGGCCAAGAAGAAGGTGTTCGAGGCCCTCCTGCCGGCCGGCGCATCGCCGGACGACACTGTCCGCCTCTCCGACGTCTTCAAGGAACTCGAGTCCGACATCGTTCGGGGCGACATCCTGCGCACCAAGCGGCGCATCGACGGCCGCGACCTGACGACCGTTCGCCCGATCGTGAGCGCGGTCGGCATTCTGCCGCGCACGCACGGCTCGGCACTGTTTACGCGTGGCGAGACGCAGGCCCTCGTGGTCGCGACCCTCGGCACCGGTGAGGACGAGCAGTTCATCGACGCACTCGAAGGTACCTACAAGGAGGCCTTCCTCCTGCACTACAACTTCCCGCCCTACTCCGTCGGCGAGGCTGGCCGCATGGGCTCGCCCGGTCGCCGCGAGATCGGTCACGGCAAGCTCGCCTGGCGCGCCGTGCGCCCATTGCTCCCCGCCAAGGAGGAGTTCCCCTACACGATCCGCCTCGTCTCGGAGATCACCGAGTCGAACGGCTCGTCCTCGATGGCGACGGTGTGCGGCTCCTCGCTCGCCCTGATGGACGCGGGCGTACCTCTGAAGCGCCCGGTCGCAGGTATCGCCATGGGCCTCATCAAGGAGGCGGAGGGCTTTGCCGTCCTCTCCGACATCCTCGGCGACGAGGATCACCTCGGCGACATGGACTTCAAGGTCGCCGGCACGGCCGATGGCGTCACCTCGCTGCAGATGGACATCAAGATCACGGGCATCACCGAGGAGATCATGAAGGTCGCCCTCGATCAGGCCAAGCACGGACGCCTGCACATCCTCGGCGAGATGGCCAAGGCGCTGACCGAGAACCGCGGTGAACTCGGCCAGTATGCGCCGCGCATCGAGACCATCACCATTCCGGTCGACAAGATCCGCGAGGTCATCGGCTCGGGCGGTTCGGTGATCCGGGCCCTCGTCGAGGAAACCGGCGCCAAGATCGACATCAGCGACGACGGCACGGTCAAGATCGCGGCGGCACGCCAGGAATCCATCAAGGCGGCGGTCGACCGCATCAAGGGCATCACCTCCGAGCCCGAGGTCGGCCAGATCTACAAGGGCAAGATCGTCAAGGTGATGGACTTCGGCGCCTTCGTGAACTTCTTCGGCCCGAAGGACGGCCTCGTCCACATCTCCCAGCTCGTCGCCGACCGTCGGCCGGAGACGACCGCCGAGGTCGTCAAGGAGGGCCAGGAAGTCTACGTCAAACTGCTCGGCTTCGACGATCGCGGCAAGGTGCGCCTGTCGATGAAAGTCGTCGATCAGTCGACCGGTCTCGAGATCCCGCGCGCCGAAGGCGAGGAGGGTGGGGATGACGAAGGCGGTGGAGGCGGTGGTGGTGAACGCCGCGATCGCCGTCCGCGTCGCCCGCGCCGCGACTGA
- a CDS encoding two-component sensor histidine kinase, translated as MTDAYRLEAAGSAPGTTAGEENGAAVDAAARTAETGQPTVRSSDRFEAARSVADRVLDRLAVRGWLLAVAVAVIVLLGVRSGLPAGEVVVAVAVVLLVALVLPRHGLPRESPLGAARAARSRHGIPLRQWEHVLAALPDAAVLVSQYGSVLAANGSARDLIANLEAGTDISALIRDPDFLDAIEEVQSGGGPLTVRYTERVPVERFLTATVSRLDRSSGQAAQPDLLVTFRDVSEQHRLERMRADFVSYASHELRTPLASLLGFIETLRGRARDDAAARERFLEIMAAEGARMSRLIDDLLSLSRIEMKAHLPPRDRVELADVARHVHETMLPLADDRSMTLELELDADGEDTEVRGERDDLVQVLQNLVQNAIKYGNEQGHVAIRLRLEGRGSRTPIVVVDVVDDGPGIAAHHLPRLTERFYRVESDGRSRPGGTGLGLAIVKHILNRHRGEISILSTPGRGSTFSVRLPALNKSR; from the coding sequence ATGACAGACGCATATCGGCTGGAAGCGGCAGGCAGCGCGCCCGGCACGACCGCCGGCGAGGAGAACGGTGCTGCCGTCGATGCCGCCGCGCGCACCGCCGAGACCGGGCAGCCGACGGTCCGGTCCAGCGATCGGTTCGAGGCAGCGCGTTCGGTTGCGGACCGGGTCCTCGATCGATTGGCCGTGCGCGGTTGGCTGCTCGCCGTTGCTGTGGCCGTGATCGTGCTGCTCGGCGTCAGATCCGGTCTTCCGGCGGGCGAAGTGGTCGTGGCGGTGGCCGTGGTATTGCTCGTCGCGTTGGTTCTGCCGCGCCACGGGTTGCCGCGCGAGAGCCCACTCGGAGCCGCCCGTGCCGCCCGAAGCCGCCACGGCATCCCGCTGCGCCAATGGGAGCACGTTCTCGCCGCGCTTCCGGACGCGGCAGTGCTGGTTTCCCAATACGGTTCGGTGCTCGCCGCCAATGGTTCGGCGCGCGACCTCATCGCCAATCTCGAAGCCGGAACGGACATCTCGGCGCTCATCCGTGACCCCGATTTCCTCGATGCGATCGAGGAGGTTCAATCCGGCGGAGGTCCGCTGACCGTGCGCTATACCGAGCGCGTCCCGGTCGAACGCTTCCTGACGGCGACCGTTTCCCGGCTCGACCGCTCGAGCGGCCAAGCGGCTCAGCCCGACCTCCTCGTCACGTTCCGCGACGTCTCCGAGCAGCATCGCCTCGAGCGCATGCGGGCCGACTTCGTCTCTTATGCCAGCCACGAATTGCGCACGCCGTTGGCATCGCTTCTCGGCTTCATCGAGACCCTGCGCGGGCGGGCGCGCGACGATGCGGCGGCCCGCGAGCGCTTCCTCGAGATCATGGCGGCCGAGGGCGCTCGGATGTCGCGACTCATCGACGATCTGCTCTCGCTCAGTCGCATCGAGATGAAGGCCCATTTGCCGCCGCGCGATCGCGTGGAACTGGCCGACGTCGCGCGCCACGTGCACGAGACGATGCTGCCGCTTGCCGACGATCGATCCATGACGCTCGAACTCGAACTGGATGCTGACGGCGAGGATACCGAGGTTCGTGGCGAGCGCGATGATCTCGTGCAGGTGCTCCAGAACCTCGTCCAGAACGCGATCAAGTACGGCAACGAGCAAGGTCACGTCGCCATTCGGTTGCGGCTCGAGGGCCGTGGCTCGCGGACCCCTATTGTCGTCGTCGACGTGGTCGATGACGGTCCCGGAATCGCCGCCCATCATCTGCCGCGCCTGACCGAGCGCTTCTACCGGGTCGAGTCCGACGGCCGCTCGCGCCCCGGCGGCACGGGCCTCGGCCTCGCCATCGTCAAGCACATCCTCAATCGCCACCGTGGTGAGATTTCGATTCTGTCCACGCCTGGCCGTGGCTCGACGTTCAGCGTCCGGCTGCCTGCTCTCAACAAATCGCGATGA
- the truB gene encoding tRNA pseudouridine(55) synthase TruB: MGRRKGSSVSGWLIVDKPEGMTSTQAVGKAKWLFDARKAGHAGTLDPLATGILPIALGEATKTVPFIVDGAKGYRFTMRLGIETDSDDSDGQVVANADASGITEQMVRALLPEFLGEIEQTPPRFSAIKVAGERAYDRARDGEVFELDARTVTIDRLDLVGFAAPDVTLEADCGKGTYVRAIARDLGRRLDCGGHVVKLRRTRVGPFDESHAISLERLEELRHSAAGREALMESLLPIEAALDDIPALSVSSDDASRLKRGQPVLLRGRDAPIMTGPVYAMSRGTLVAIGEICQGELRPSRVFNTSAG; this comes from the coding sequence ATGGGACGTCGAAAGGGGAGTTCCGTTTCGGGTTGGCTGATCGTCGACAAGCCCGAAGGGATGACGTCCACCCAGGCCGTCGGCAAGGCGAAGTGGCTGTTCGACGCGCGCAAGGCCGGTCACGCCGGCACGCTCGATCCGCTCGCCACCGGCATCCTGCCGATCGCGCTCGGCGAGGCCACCAAGACGGTGCCCTTCATTGTCGACGGTGCGAAGGGCTACCGCTTCACCATGCGGCTCGGCATCGAGACGGACAGCGACGACTCGGACGGTCAGGTCGTGGCGAACGCCGATGCGTCCGGCATCACCGAGCAGATGGTGCGCGCCTTGCTGCCCGAGTTCCTCGGTGAGATCGAGCAGACACCGCCGCGCTTTTCCGCGATCAAGGTCGCTGGCGAGCGTGCCTACGACCGTGCCCGCGACGGTGAGGTGTTCGAACTCGATGCGCGCACTGTGACGATCGACCGCCTCGATCTGGTCGGTTTTGCCGCACCCGACGTGACGCTGGAGGCCGACTGCGGAAAGGGCACCTATGTTCGCGCCATCGCCCGCGATCTCGGTCGCCGCCTCGATTGTGGAGGCCATGTCGTGAAACTGCGCCGGACGCGGGTCGGTCCGTTCGATGAATCGCATGCGATTTCTCTGGAACGCCTCGAGGAACTTCGCCATAGTGCCGCCGGCCGAGAGGCTCTCATGGAAAGTCTGCTGCCCATCGAGGCAGCGCTGGACGACATCCCGGCGCTTTCCGTGTCGAGTGACGACGCCTCACGGCTCAAGAGGGGCCAGCCCGTGCTCTTGCGCGGTCGCGATGCCCCGATCATGACCGGGCCGGTCTACGCCATGTCGCGCGGAACCCTCGTGGCAATCGGAGAGATTTGCCAGGGCGAGCTTCGCCCCTCGCGAGTGTTCAATACGTCGGCGGGCTGA
- the mobA gene encoding molybdenum cofactor guanylyltransferase MobA has product MTGAGNGIVALVLAGGLSRRMGGGDKCLRPLAGRPMLAHVLERLSDQVGDIVINANGDAERFAPFGRTVIADPIEGFAGPLVGVLAGLEWTRTDRPTASHIVSVPSDAPFLPRDLVAALQSRLDGRTERVVLARSGGRVHPVVGLWPVALAGDLRSALEAGIRKVLDWTDRHDTTAVDFAPTRIGAIDIDPFFNANTPEELAEAEALIGGGATS; this is encoded by the coding sequence ATGACCGGGGCGGGCAACGGGATCGTCGCGCTCGTCCTGGCAGGCGGGCTCTCGCGGCGCATGGGCGGCGGCGACAAGTGCCTCAGGCCGCTGGCCGGCCGGCCGATGCTCGCGCACGTGCTCGAACGGCTCTCGGACCAGGTGGGCGACATCGTGATCAACGCCAATGGCGATGCGGAGCGGTTCGCCCCGTTCGGGCGCACCGTGATCGCAGACCCCATCGAGGGCTTCGCCGGCCCCCTCGTCGGCGTGCTCGCGGGCCTCGAATGGACACGTACCGATCGGCCGACGGCGAGCCACATCGTCAGCGTACCGAGCGACGCGCCGTTCCTTCCACGCGACCTCGTCGCCGCGTTGCAGAGCCGTCTCGACGGCCGTACGGAGCGGGTCGTGCTGGCAAGATCGGGGGGGCGGGTGCATCCCGTGGTCGGGCTCTGGCCGGTGGCGCTGGCGGGCGATCTCAGATCGGCGCTCGAGGCCGGCATCCGAAAGGTGCTCGACTGGACCGACCGGCACGACACGACCGCGGTCGATTTCGCGCCGACCCGGATCGGGGCCATCGACATCGATCCATTCTTCAATGCCAATACGCCCGAGGAACTGGCCGAGGCGGAGGCCCTCATCGGCGGCGGGGCCACGTCGTGA
- a CDS encoding sulfurtransferase FdhD codes for MRPAPDDPRASVLVEGIDQDGRPVTTPVVTERAITLFLNGQEIVTLMTIGTRPEALAVGYLLNQNMLLADDRITAVDYDADIETVVVRTRRKTDFEEKLKKKTQTSGCAQGTVFGDLMEAFDQVRLSPDARIKTSWLYGLAKAINTEPSLYLKAGAIHGSVLCRRDDPLIFVEDVGRHNAVDTIAGIMFLQGIRPDDKIFYTTGRLTSEMVIKTVKMRLPILVSRSGFTAWGVDLARRAGLTLIGRARGHRFVALSGPERIVFDADTRLGGEEDPKHRRKGARDRDADGDADTGGGGE; via the coding sequence ATGAGGCCAGCCCCGGACGATCCGAGGGCCAGCGTCCTGGTCGAAGGCATCGACCAGGACGGCCGGCCGGTCACGACGCCGGTCGTCACCGAGCGCGCGATCACGCTCTTTCTCAATGGCCAGGAAATCGTGACGCTGATGACGATCGGGACGAGGCCCGAGGCGCTGGCCGTCGGCTATCTGCTCAACCAGAACATGCTGCTCGCGGACGACCGGATCACGGCCGTCGACTACGATGCCGACATCGAGACCGTCGTGGTGCGGACGCGGCGCAAGACCGATTTCGAGGAGAAGCTCAAGAAGAAGACGCAGACGTCGGGCTGCGCACAGGGCACCGTGTTCGGCGATCTGATGGAGGCATTCGATCAAGTGCGTCTGTCGCCCGATGCACGCATCAAGACGTCCTGGCTCTACGGCCTCGCCAAGGCGATCAACACCGAGCCGAGCCTCTATCTCAAAGCGGGCGCGATTCACGGCTCGGTGCTCTGCCGGCGCGACGATCCGCTGATCTTCGTCGAGGATGTCGGGCGCCACAACGCGGTCGACACGATCGCTGGAATAATGTTCCTCCAGGGTATCCGGCCGGACGACAAGATCTTCTATACGACCGGGCGATTGACCAGCGAAATGGTCATCAAGACCGTGAAAATGCGTTTGCCGATCCTGGTTTCGCGCTCCGGCTTCACGGCGTGGGGCGTGGATCTAGCCCGGCGGGCGGGGCTGACGCTCATCGGACGGGCCCGTGGTCACCGCTTTGTGGCGCTGTCCGGCCCCGAGCGGATCGTGTTCGACGCGGACACGCGTCTCGGCGGCGAGGAGGATCCCAAACATCGACGCAAGGGCGCGCGTGATCGCGACGCCGACGGCGATGCCGATACAGGCGGGGGAGGCGAATGA